The Vicia villosa cultivar HV-30 ecotype Madison, WI linkage group LG1, Vvil1.0, whole genome shotgun sequence genome includes a region encoding these proteins:
- the LOC131628798 gene encoding mannosyl-oligosaccharide 1,2-alpha-mannosidase MNS1-like, translating into MARKTYSSSTLRYVQPRYYLKRPKRFALIILLIVSLVWFVYDRQLLNREHQEDILRLKQEVTHLQKTLEDIKGNMNDSGGGESVQNDESIQNDESIQNDESISKFNKGVSVEVDDNDDDDPISLQRREKVKEAMLHAWSSYEKFAWGKDELKPQSMNGVDSFGGLGATLVDSLDTLFIMGLDTQFKRAREWIAKSLYFNKNIEVSVFETTIRVLGGLLSAYDLSGDEVFLEKARDIADKLLPAWNTPSGIPYNRINLAYGNTNNPRWTRGNSILADSGSEQLEFIALSQRTNDPKYQETAEKVIKELRRSFPEDGLLPIYLNPLTGTKSSGAITFGAMGDSFYEYLLKAWIQGNKTETVQFYREMWERSMKGLQSLIKKSTPSSFVYISEKLGNALLDKMDELACFVPGMLALGSSGYGPGEGGKIMSLAEELAWTCYNFYESTPTKLAGENYYFRSGEDMNVGTSWNIQRPETIESLFYLWRFTKNKTYQEWGWNIFQAFENNSRTEAGYVGLKDVTTGDKDNMMQSFFLAETLKYLYLLFSPPSVISLDEWVFNTEAHPIRIVTRNAHQEEQNTDQQEKIPHHLHGRKEGRIDYK; encoded by the exons ATGGCGAGGAAAACATATTCGTCATCCACATTGCGTTACGTTCAACCTCGTTATTACCTAAAAAGACCTAAACGATTCGCACTCATCATTCTCCTTATCGTCTCTCTTGTATGGTTTGTTTATGATCGTCAATTGCTCAACAGAGAACACCAG GAGGATATTTTGAGATTAAAGCAAGAGGTTACACACTTGCAAAAAACA CTGGAAGATATAAAGGGTAATATGAATGACTCAGGAGGAGGAGAAAGTGTTCAAAATGATGAGAGTATACAGAATGATGAGAGTATACAAAATGATGAAAGTATCAGTAAATTCAACAAGGGTGTTTCGGTTGAggttgatgataatgatgatgatgatcctattAGTTTGCAACGAAGAGAGAAAGTTAAAGAAGCTATGCTTCATGCATGGTCGTCTTATGAAAAGTTTGCGTGGGGAAAGGATGAACTTAAG CCACAATCAATGAATGGTGTTGATAGTTTTGGCGGTCTAGGGGCAACTTTAGTAGATTCTCTTGACACATTATTTATAATGGGCCTTGATACCCAATTCAAAAGAGCTAGAGA GTGGATTGCAAAATCATTGTATTTCAACAAGAATATTGAAGTTAGTGTGTTTGAGACAACCATAAG AGTTTTGGGTGGGCTTCTAAGTGCTTACGATCTCTCTGGCGATGAAGTCTTCCTAGAAAAGGCTAGAGATATTGCAGACAAGCTGCTGCCTGCTTGGAATACACCTTCAGGAATCCCTTATAACAGAATTAACTTGGCCTATGGCAATACAAATAACCCTAGGTGGACGCGG GGAAACAGTATTCTTGCAGATTCTGGTTCAGAGCAGCTTGAATTTATTGCTCTCTCTCAAAGGACAAACGATCCCAAGTACCAGGAAACG GCTGAGAAGGTCATCAAAGAGCTTCGTAGAAGTTTTCCTGAGGATGGGTTGCTTCCCATATATCTTAATCCATTAACTGGAACTAAATCATCTGGAGCAATTACATTTGGTGCTATGGGTGATAG CTTCTACGAGTATCTGCTCAAGGCATGGATACAAGGAAACAAGACTGAAACGGTACAGTTTTACAG GGAAATGTGGGAGAGATCAATGAAAGGTCTGCAAAGCTTGATTAAGAAGTCAACACCGTCATCTTTTGTGTATATATCTGAAAAGCTTGGAAATGCACTCTTGGACAAG ATGGATGAATTAGCATGTTTTGTTCCTGGAATGCTGGCTTTGGGATCTTCTGGCTACGGCCCTGGAGAAGGCGGAAAAATTATGTCTCTGGCAGAGGAG CTTGCATGGACCTGCTACAATTTTTACGAGTCTACGCCAACTAAATTAGCTGGGGAGAACTATTACTTTCGCAGTGGAGAG GATATGAATGTTGGTACCTCATGGAATATCCAAAGACCTGAAACAATTGAGTCGCTGTTCTACCTCTGGCGTttcactaaaaacaaaacataccAAGAATGGGGTTGGAATATTTTCCAAGCATTTGAAAACAACTCTCGCACTGAGGCAGGATATGTTGGACTCAAAGAT GTGACTACAGGTGACAAAGATAATATGATGCAGAGCTTCTTCCTTGCAGAAACCCTCAAGTacctctatcttttgttttcacCTCCTTCAGTTATCTCTCTCGACGAATGGGTGTTCAACACCGAGGCACACCCTATACGAATTGTGACTAGAAATGCTCATCAAGAAGAACAGAATACGGACCAACAGGAAAAAATTCCTCATCACTTGCATGGCAGGAAAGAAGGTCGAATTGATTACAAGTAG
- the LOC131601241 gene encoding pescadillo homolog, which yields MVKHYRPAGKKKEGNAAKFLTRTQALKQLQISLPLFRKLCILKGVTPREPKKKFKGNDKTYYHVKDISFLHHEPLLEIHRAIRVHERKIKKAEAKKNVERANRLRERTPKPKIDRIIRQRYPRFVDALGELDDCLTMVHLFAALPATESQKIDVGRVHKCRRLAHEWQAFVSRTHKLRKTFVSVKGIYYQAEVEGQTITWLTPHSLQQVVSNDVDIPTMLNFLQIYEPLLGFINFHLYHSIKLKYPPILDPRLEALAADLYALSRYANANPRPAILNSEVSQSVESEQLESKPIGAETQNEDSELRLAQLQHQLPSNEPGALMHLVEKAAGEDEEEYDEETGQCKNLFQNVKIFLSREVPRESLLFVIPAFGGIVSWEGEGAPFVESDQGITHQIVDREAQGHRFLSREYVQPQWVFDCVNARIILPTENYLVGRIPPPHLSPFVDYDEEGAYVPEYAKTIKHLQAAARKEVLPLLGLEKDLEDPQNLLADGVIDRAAANHAAKEKQKMMNHELRYQEDLKKELQGATYTSAGSTAREETSAGLIQTGESTNNGQANVDNDADMSNILLSRKKRKLLEAMRISNERKQAKYDVITRRAQNQRS from the exons ATGGTGAAGCACTACAGACCCGCC GGGAAGAAAAAGGAGGGAAATGCTGCCAAATTTCTCACCAGGACACAGGCACTCAAGCAACTTCAAATCAGTTTACCCCTTTTCAG GAAATTGTGCATTTTGAAAGGTGTTACTCCACGGGAACCTAAGAAAAAGTTCAAAGGAAATGATAAGACTTACTACCATGTGAAAGATATTAGCTTTCTACATCACGAGCCTTTGCTGGAAATACATAGAGCAATAAGAGTACATGAAAGGAAAATTAAGAAAGCAGAGGCAAAGAAAAACGTTGAACGTGCAAACCGGCTACGGGAGAGAACACCCAAACCCAAAATAGATAGGATAATTCGACagag GTATCCAAGATTCGTGGACGCACTTGGAGAATTGGATGACTGCCTTACAATGGTACATCTTTTTGCAGCTTTACCTGCGACCGAGAGCCAAAAAATTGACGTGGGGCGGGTCCACAAATGTCGAAG ATTGGCACATGAATGGCAAGCATTCGTATCCCGTACTCACAAATTGAGAAAAACATTTGTGTCTGTTAAAGGCATATACTACCAG GCGGAAGTTGAGGGCCAGACAATAACATGGTTAACTCCTCATTCACTACAGCAGGTTGTGTCTAATGATGTTGACATTCCTACTATGCTAAACTTTCTACAAATATATGAG CCTCTTCTTGGTTTTATCAATTTCCATCTCTACCATTCCATAAAATTGAAGTATCCTCCAATACTTGATCCTCGCTTGGAGGCTTTGGCAGCAG ATCTATATGCACTGTCACGATATGCCAATGCCAACCCCAGACCTGCCATACTGAATTCTGAAGTTTCTCAATCAGTTGAATCTGAACAACTGGAGTCCAAGCCAATTGGGGCAGAGACCCAAAATGAAGATTCTGAACTAAGACTTGCTCAACTTCAGCATCAACTGCCTTCTAATGAACCTGGTGCACTAATGCACCTTGTTGAGAAAGCTGCCGGAGAAGATGAAGAGGAATATGATGAAGAGACAGGACAATGCAAAAATCTCTTTCAAAATGTCAAAATCTTCTTGAGCAGAGAG GTACCAAGGGAATCATTGCTTTTTGTTATTCCTGCTTTTGGTGGTATAGTTTCATGGGAGGGTGAAGGGGCTCCTTTTGTGGAATCTGACCAGGGCATTACTCATCAG ATCGTTGATAGGGAAGCTCAAGGACACAGGTTCCTTTCAAGAGAATATGTTCAACCACAATGGGTATTTGACTGTGTGAATGCTAGAATAATTCTGCCAACTGAAAACTATCTTGTCGGCAG GATTCCTCCACCACATTTGTCTCCTTTTGTTGACTATGATGAAGAAGGAGCATATGTTCCGGAGTATGCAAAGACTATTAAACACCTGCAAGCTGCTGCCAGAAAGGAAGTCCTCCCACTTCTTGGCCTTGAAAAAGATTTGGAAGATCCTCAAAACCTTCTGGCTGACGGTGTCATTGATAGAGCAGCAGCTAATCATGCGGCTAAGGAAAAGCAGAAG ATGATGAATCATGAGCTGCGATACCAGGAGGATTTGAAGAAAGAACTTCAAGGTGCCACATATACTTCAGCAGGTTCTACAGCTAGAGAAGAAACATCGGCCGGATTGATTCAGACTGGTGAATCAACTAATAATGGTCAAGCAAATGTTGATAATGATGCTGACATGAGTAACATTTTGTTGTCACGTAAAAAGAGGAAGCTGTTGGAAGCCATGCGG ATATCTAATGAACGCAAGCAAGCTAAATATGATGTTATTACTCGACGGGCTCAGAATCAAAGGAGTTGA